In Marinicauda algicola, one DNA window encodes the following:
- a CDS encoding cysteine hydrolase family protein translates to MRLGAPVLLCVDLQQEFVVPGRPWADPDGEDIAEVCIAVLGAARQAGWQLVHSQLHRGGPMLAGEGLHQSIPGCEPKPGEVLLRRAGISAYAHPDLDSIMESASAGVVMIGFSAPMSLTTTLYDAEERGHPLRLLEEACGSADVGDWSAEHTRGLCIDTARRLGRATTRSEYRDVFGHCIPSATHLRTLAHNRLRLVP, encoded by the coding sequence ATGAGACTGGGCGCGCCTGTCCTGCTCTGCGTTGATCTGCAGCAGGAATTCGTGGTGCCGGGCCGGCCATGGGCCGATCCGGACGGCGAGGACATAGCCGAGGTCTGCATCGCGGTGCTGGGCGCCGCCCGGCAGGCGGGATGGCAGCTCGTGCACAGCCAGCTGCATCGCGGCGGCCCGATGCTGGCCGGCGAGGGACTGCACCAGTCGATTCCGGGCTGCGAGCCGAAGCCGGGCGAGGTTCTGCTGCGCCGGGCGGGAATCTCCGCCTACGCCCATCCCGACCTTGATTCCATCATGGAGAGTGCGAGCGCCGGTGTGGTGATGATCGGCTTCTCCGCGCCGATGTCGCTGACCACCACGCTGTACGACGCCGAGGAGCGCGGCCATCCGCTGCGCCTTCTCGAGGAGGCCTGCGGCTCGGCCGATGTCGGCGACTGGAGCGCGGAGCACACCCGCGGACTGTGCATCGACACCGCCCGCCGGCTCGGGCGCGCGACCACCCGCAGCGAATACCGCGACGTGTTCGGCCACTGCATCCCCAGCGCGACGCATCTGCGCACGCTCGCCCACAACCGCCTGCGCCTGGTGCCCTGA
- a CDS encoding D-alanyl-D-alanine carboxypeptidase family protein, whose translation MIRACLALLLVLAATISAGSAHAQSRSAAFVADMDSGQVLHARQADAPRHPASLTKMMTLYMLFEAIERGDVALTDTMTASAEAASRPASDLGLAAGDTIEVEQAIRALVVRSANDVAVVVAEHLSGSESAFAEAMTARARELGLTSTTFRNASGLHDPAQLTTARDMARLAHALHRDFPQHFHYFAEERFAYDGATYRNHNSLVGRVEGVDGLKTGYIRASGFNVVTTSQRGEHRLVTVVMGGRTGSVRDAHAEELIEAAYTALDARAQSRLLASLDLPRLNPVRERELMTAELAGLDGPVAVGSNDGAPAAAVILADADPLAEPRLVTEPAWAVQVGAYASQAAARARLESLSATLGDAEIARAAPVTEPVERQGRTLWRARFDRLDADAARRVCERLARMGEPCFAVSPQA comes from the coding sequence ATGATCAGAGCCTGTCTCGCCCTCCTCCTCGTGCTCGCCGCCACGATTTCGGCCGGGTCCGCGCACGCGCAGAGCCGCAGCGCCGCCTTCGTCGCGGACATGGACAGCGGCCAGGTCCTGCATGCGCGCCAGGCCGATGCGCCGCGCCATCCGGCTTCGCTGACGAAGATGATGACGCTCTACATGCTGTTCGAGGCGATCGAGCGCGGCGATGTCGCGCTGACCGACACGATGACGGCCTCCGCCGAGGCCGCCTCGCGCCCGGCCTCCGATCTCGGCCTCGCCGCCGGCGACACGATCGAGGTCGAGCAGGCGATCCGCGCCCTGGTGGTGAGGAGCGCCAACGACGTCGCCGTCGTGGTCGCCGAACACCTGTCGGGCAGCGAATCCGCCTTCGCCGAGGCGATGACCGCGAGGGCGCGCGAGCTCGGCCTGACCTCGACCACCTTCCGCAACGCCTCCGGCCTGCACGATCCCGCGCAGCTGACCACGGCGCGCGACATGGCCCGCCTCGCCCATGCCCTGCATCGCGATTTCCCGCAGCACTTCCACTATTTCGCCGAGGAGCGCTTCGCCTACGACGGCGCGACCTACCGCAATCACAACAGCCTGGTGGGCAGGGTCGAGGGCGTGGACGGGCTGAAGACCGGCTATATCCGCGCCTCGGGCTTCAATGTCGTGACGACCTCCCAGCGCGGCGAGCACCGCCTCGTCACGGTGGTGATGGGCGGGCGCACCGGCTCGGTGCGCGACGCCCATGCCGAGGAGCTGATCGAGGCGGCCTACACCGCGCTCGACGCGCGCGCCCAGAGCCGCCTGCTCGCGAGCCTCGACCTGCCCCGGCTCAACCCGGTGCGCGAGCGCGAGCTGATGACCGCCGAACTCGCCGGTCTCGATGGGCCGGTCGCGGTCGGCTCGAACGACGGCGCCCCGGCGGCCGCGGTGATCCTCGCCGACGCCGACCCGCTCGCGGAACCGCGCCTCGTCACCGAACCGGCCTGGGCGGTGCAGGTCGGTGCCTACGCCTCGCAGGCCGCGGCACGCGCGCGCCTGGAAAGCCTGTCGGCGACGCTCGGCGATGCCGAGATCGCGCGCGCCGCACCGGTCACCGAGCCGGTCGAGCGCCAGGGACGCACGCTGTGGCGCGCCCGCTTCGACCGGCTGGACGCGGATGCTGCCCGGCGCGTGTGCGAGCGGCTCGCACGCATGGGCGAGCCCTGCTTCGCGGTGAGCCCGCAGGCCTAG
- a CDS encoding GNAT family N-acetyltransferase has product MVRTLDDFQKIVALRALIYMAEQDCPYDEEFDGNDLAGATHLLAEIGGEPVGCMRVRWFCDFAKVERSCVRPDFRSFRIGWVMMDHAIDLIRRKGYRKVLGHAQEHLVGYWERYGLLPRNERDTFVFSDRAYREVLGIFPQREDALHLDVDPLVLDRPEGAWDRPGPLDRSAARGAKSAMPATAKSDKSPSGAAGAGKTGGRAGRGRRETV; this is encoded by the coding sequence GTGGTCCGCACGCTCGACGACTTCCAGAAGATCGTGGCCCTGCGCGCGCTCATCTACATGGCCGAGCAGGACTGCCCCTATGACGAGGAGTTCGACGGCAACGATCTCGCCGGGGCGACACACCTGCTCGCCGAGATCGGTGGAGAGCCGGTCGGCTGCATGCGGGTGCGCTGGTTCTGCGACTTTGCCAAGGTCGAGCGCTCCTGCGTGCGGCCCGACTTCCGCTCCTTCCGGATCGGCTGGGTGATGATGGACCACGCGATCGATCTCATTCGGCGCAAGGGCTATCGCAAGGTGCTCGGCCATGCCCAGGAGCACCTCGTCGGCTACTGGGAGCGCTACGGCCTTTTGCCTCGCAACGAACGCGATACGTTCGTGTTCTCCGATCGGGCCTACCGCGAGGTGCTCGGCATTTTCCCGCAACGCGAGGATGCTTTGCACCTCGACGTCGACCCCCTGGTTCTCGACCGCCCCGAAGGCGCGTGGGACCGCCCCGGACCGCTTGACCGGTCCGCCGCACGCGGCGCAAAGTCGGCGATGCCGGCGACCGCCAAATCGGACAAATCCCCGTCCGGGGCGGCTGGCGCCGGCAAAACGGGGGGCCGCGCCGGGCGCGGTCGCAGGGAAACGGTTTAA
- a CDS encoding J domain-containing protein, producing MSILFGLLVAAAAMLGLGWLFSRMKAGSAAQSTRIVLGVLGVLAGIVLTVRGLAVVGVPLAGAAMGLLGVAMRRGGAKPGPGAEGGRDSRGAPPPRRVGMSVAEAREILGVGPQADEAEIRKAHRELMKKVHPDTGGSGGLATRVQEARDVLLENLRR from the coding sequence ATGAGCATTCTCTTCGGCCTCCTGGTCGCGGCCGCCGCCATGCTGGGCCTCGGCTGGCTGTTCTCGCGCATGAAGGCCGGGAGCGCGGCGCAGAGCACGCGCATCGTCCTCGGGGTGCTCGGCGTGCTGGCCGGCATCGTTCTGACCGTGCGCGGGCTCGCCGTGGTGGGCGTGCCGCTCGCCGGTGCCGCGATGGGACTGCTCGGGGTCGCGATGCGGCGCGGGGGCGCGAAACCGGGGCCGGGAGCGGAAGGCGGCCGCGATTCTCGCGGCGCTCCGCCGCCCCGCCGGGTGGGCATGAGCGTTGCCGAGGCGCGCGAGATCCTCGGCGTCGGTCCGCAGGCGGACGAGGCGGAAATCCGCAAGGCCCACCGCGAGCTGATGAAGAAGGTCCATCCCGATACCGGCGGTTCGGGCGGGCTCGCGACGCGCGTCCAGGAGGCGCGCGACGTGCTTCTGGAAAATCTGAGGCGCTAG
- a CDS encoding division plane positioning ATPase MipZ, with translation MKTPSPFELKDRTPAPPRAGARPAHVIVVGNEKGGAGKSTVAIHLAIALMRMDRQVGVIDLDVRQSTLARYLDNRRRWCERRGVELPLPEQEHVRPSAARSLDEAEAEENEAWQNALTALKARCDFVVVDVPGADTHLARLAHSAADTIITPVNDSFVDFDLLAEVDPDTYEVGRPSLYSALVWDCRKQKAVREKKSIDWVVMRNRISTLDARNKRRVGKGLKKLSERVGFRLAPGFGERVIYRELFPLGLTLLDLTQDGSAMQFTLSHVAARQELRDLLIVLKLPGLEGEKIPF, from the coding sequence ATGAAGACGCCGAGCCCCTTCGAGCTGAAAGACCGCACGCCCGCGCCGCCGCGCGCCGGGGCGCGGCCCGCCCATGTCATCGTGGTGGGCAACGAGAAGGGCGGGGCGGGCAAGTCCACCGTGGCGATCCATCTCGCCATCGCCCTGATGCGCATGGACCGCCAGGTCGGCGTCATCGATCTCGACGTGCGCCAGTCCACGCTCGCGCGCTATCTCGACAATCGCCGGCGCTGGTGCGAGCGGCGCGGGGTCGAGCTGCCCCTGCCCGAACAGGAACACGTCAGGCCCAGTGCGGCGCGTTCGCTCGACGAGGCCGAGGCCGAGGAGAACGAGGCCTGGCAGAACGCGCTCACCGCACTGAAGGCGCGCTGCGACTTCGTCGTCGTCGACGTGCCCGGCGCCGACACCCATCTTGCCCGGCTCGCCCATTCGGCGGCCGACACGATCATCACCCCGGTCAACGACTCCTTCGTCGATTTCGACCTTCTCGCCGAGGTCGATCCGGATACCTACGAGGTCGGCCGGCCGAGCCTATACTCCGCTCTCGTGTGGGATTGCCGCAAGCAGAAGGCGGTCCGGGAGAAGAAGTCGATCGACTGGGTGGTGATGCGAAACCGCATCTCCACGCTCGATGCGCGCAACAAGCGCCGGGTCGGCAAGGGGCTGAAGAAGCTCTCCGAGCGGGTCGGCTTTCGTCTGGCGCCGGGCTTCGGCGAGCGCGTCATCTACCGCGAGCTCTTCCCGCTCGGCCTCACCCTGCTGGACCTCACCCAGGACGGGTCGGCCATGCAGTTCACCTTGAGCCATGTCGCCGCGCGCCAGGAATTGCGCGATCTGCTGATCGTGCTGAAGCTGCCGGGCCTGGAAGGCGAGAAGATCCCGTTCTGA
- the panC gene encoding pantoate--beta-alanine ligase codes for MTDTVAGLRDEVQSWREAGYTVGFVPTMGALHAGHISLVRTALQRADRVVASVFVNPAQFAPGEDFETYPRTLEEDAAKLAEAGCHLLYAPTVREMYPTGFASAVHVDGPAFGLESQTRPHFFGGVATVVTKLLNQVRPDTAVFGEKDYQQLLVIRRLVTDLDLGVEIVAGETLREGDGLAMSSRNAYLSAEERGRAGQLNLILKDLAQEAASGKPLETSLLHARTRAEEVFDAVDYIEIRNAHTLQAIETETLEEPARVLAAVRVGKTRLIDNMAV; via the coding sequence ATGACCGACACTGTCGCCGGACTTCGAGACGAGGTCCAGAGCTGGCGCGAGGCCGGGTACACAGTGGGCTTCGTACCCACCATGGGCGCGCTGCACGCCGGGCACATCTCGCTGGTCAGGACCGCCCTGCAACGCGCCGATCGCGTGGTGGCGAGCGTGTTCGTCAACCCCGCCCAGTTCGCGCCGGGCGAGGACTTCGAGACCTATCCCAGGACACTGGAGGAGGACGCGGCCAAGCTCGCCGAGGCCGGCTGCCACCTGCTTTACGCCCCCACGGTGCGCGAGATGTATCCGACCGGCTTCGCCAGCGCGGTGCATGTCGACGGCCCGGCCTTCGGCCTGGAAAGCCAGACGCGGCCGCATTTCTTCGGGGGCGTCGCCACGGTCGTCACCAAGCTTCTGAACCAGGTCCGTCCCGACACCGCCGTGTTCGGGGAGAAGGACTATCAGCAGCTCCTCGTCATCCGCCGCCTCGTCACCGATCTCGATCTCGGCGTGGAGATCGTCGCGGGCGAGACGCTGCGCGAGGGCGACGGGCTCGCCATGTCCTCGCGCAACGCCTACCTGTCCGCGGAGGAGCGCGGCCGGGCCGGCCAGCTCAACCTCATCCTGAAGGACCTCGCCCAAGAGGCGGCGAGCGGCAAGCCGCTTGAGACCAGCCTCCTGCACGCGCGTACACGGGCCGAAGAGGTGTTCGACGCCGTCGACTACATCGAGATCCGCAACGCCCACACGCTGCAGGCCATCGAGACCGAGACCCTGGAGGAGCCCGCCCGCGTGCTCGCCGCGGTCCGAGTGGGAAAGACACGCCTCATCGACAACATGGCGGTGTGA
- a CDS encoding isoaspartyl peptidase/L-asparaginase family protein, with amino-acid sequence MLRAALALSVAASALTAPALAQDADRQWSIVVHGGAGVIERENMDAATEAAYRDALELAVRTGGEILENGGSALDAVEAVIHGLEDDPKFNSGRGAVFTSAGTNELDASVMRGSDLAAGAVAGVTNVRHPISLAIAVMEDSPHVMLAGEGAETFAAEQGLELVDPSYFFTERRWQSMVRAVEAMGLPVPQRPENAPEPEPVEEGALDLMEAEHAFGTVGVVAMDETGTVVAGTSTGGTTAKRWGRVGDSPIIGAGTYAAGECGVSATGTGEYFIRLNVAARICWGIEEGALTPAEAARASADRVIHADLGALGGDGGIVMLYEGEPVWSFNTPGMYRASLREDGEPVVQIFGDEG; translated from the coding sequence ATGCTTCGCGCCGCCCTTGCCCTGTCCGTCGCCGCTTCGGCCCTGACCGCCCCCGCCCTCGCGCAGGACGCGGACCGGCAATGGTCCATCGTCGTCCATGGCGGGGCCGGCGTGATCGAACGCGAGAACATGGATGCCGCGACCGAGGCGGCCTATCGCGACGCGCTGGAACTGGCCGTGCGCACCGGCGGGGAGATCCTGGAGAACGGCGGCAGCGCGCTCGACGCGGTCGAGGCGGTCATCCACGGCCTTGAGGACGATCCCAAGTTCAATTCCGGCCGCGGCGCGGTCTTCACCTCGGCCGGCACGAACGAGCTCGACGCCTCGGTGATGCGCGGCTCCGACCTCGCTGCCGGCGCGGTCGCGGGCGTCACCAATGTGCGTCACCCGATCTCGCTCGCCATCGCGGTGATGGAAGACAGCCCGCACGTCATGCTGGCCGGGGAGGGGGCGGAGACCTTCGCCGCCGAGCAGGGCCTCGAACTCGTCGATCCTTCGTACTTCTTCACCGAGCGGCGCTGGCAGTCCATGGTGCGCGCCGTCGAGGCGATGGGCCTGCCCGTTCCGCAGCGCCCGGAGAACGCCCCCGAGCCGGAACCGGTCGAGGAGGGCGCGCTCGACCTGATGGAGGCCGAGCACGCCTTCGGCACGGTCGGCGTCGTGGCCATGGACGAGACCGGCACGGTCGTGGCGGGCACCTCCACCGGCGGCACCACCGCCAAGCGCTGGGGCCGGGTCGGGGATTCCCCGATCATCGGCGCGGGCACCTATGCGGCCGGCGAATGCGGCGTCTCGGCGACCGGCACGGGCGAGTACTTTATCCGCCTCAACGTCGCCGCCCGCATCTGCTGGGGCATCGAGGAGGGCGCCCTGACGCCGGCCGAGGCCGCGCGGGCGAGCGCAGACCGCGTGATCCACGCCGATCTCGGCGCGCTCGGCGGGGATGGCGGCATCGTCATGCTCTACGAGGGCGAGCCGGTCTGGAGCTTCAACACGCCGGGCATGTATCGCGCCTCCCTGAGAGAGGACGGCGAGCCTGTGGTGCAGATCTTCGGCGACGAGGGGTAG
- a CDS encoding LysR family transcriptional regulator, which translates to MSSSDREPRFDWNDLKIFHALVSAGSMSKAARLLGVVQPTVSRRLEQLEMRIGARLVTRGAEGVELTDVGERIWTLVQTMQSTAGDIERVAGQADQAEAGRVRLTAPDGIASYWIAQQLPGFVEANPAIKLEISTLQAGEKPIDPYCDVMLQYTPSKRMDLVPKDLATLHFVPFTSQAYLDTYGRPEGLVDALKHRLGDLESYEEETRDAWPSEAQAIKKMMKPSLTTDSSSVLLEAVRSGSVIAMGPTYLARVFPELIHLDLDLVIPVKLWMFYHPDQRRITRVRKVLDWLDEIFDTARYPWFRKDFVAPREFSDIETVHVRGERPKPRIVK; encoded by the coding sequence GTGTCCAGTTCAGATCGCGAACCGCGCTTCGACTGGAATGACCTGAAGATCTTTCACGCGCTCGTCTCGGCGGGCTCGATGAGCAAGGCGGCACGACTGCTCGGCGTGGTCCAGCCGACCGTGAGCCGGCGCCTCGAACAGCTCGAGATGCGCATCGGCGCACGCCTCGTCACGCGCGGCGCGGAAGGCGTGGAGCTGACCGATGTCGGCGAGCGGATCTGGACGCTCGTCCAGACCATGCAGAGCACCGCCGGCGATATCGAGCGCGTGGCCGGCCAGGCCGACCAGGCCGAGGCGGGCCGGGTCCGCCTGACCGCACCGGACGGCATCGCCAGCTACTGGATCGCCCAGCAGCTGCCCGGTTTCGTCGAGGCCAATCCGGCGATCAAGCTGGAGATCTCGACGCTCCAGGCCGGCGAGAAGCCGATCGACCCCTATTGCGACGTGATGCTGCAATACACGCCCAGCAAGCGCATGGACCTGGTTCCCAAGGACCTCGCCACGCTGCACTTCGTCCCCTTCACCTCGCAGGCCTATCTGGACACCTACGGGCGCCCGGAGGGCCTCGTGGACGCACTCAAGCACCGACTCGGCGACCTCGAAAGCTACGAGGAGGAGACTCGCGATGCCTGGCCGAGCGAGGCGCAGGCGATCAAGAAGATGATGAAGCCGTCGCTGACGACCGACTCAAGCTCGGTCCTCCTGGAGGCAGTGCGCTCCGGCTCGGTGATCGCGATGGGTCCCACCTATCTCGCGCGAGTCTTCCCCGAGCTGATCCATCTCGATCTCGACCTCGTCATCCCGGTCAAGCTCTGGATGTTCTACCATCCCGACCAGCGCCGGATCACGCGCGTGCGCAAGGTGCTCGACTGGCTCGACGAGATATTCGACACGGCGCGCTATCCCTGGTTCCGCAAGGACTTCGTCGCACCGCGCGAATTCTCCGACATCGAGACGGTCCATGTGCGCGGCGAGCGCCCGAAGCCGCGGATCGTGAAATAG
- a CDS encoding SPOR domain-containing protein, translating into MKRAGCAHAIRGRLRQASAGLAVLALAGCASAPAPAPVPDSQAARLAALLQAAARAGDPRLETAREEMAALESALTAGEAAPQVEPQPAASLDPPPDLSRMEPVFHAAHIASYRSMDLAGRGWAIYRQDPALSGHEAVAAEVELDSGRWYRLKVGPFDTRGAAASLCAELESRGDWCAVTDFTGTALAE; encoded by the coding sequence ATGAAGCGGGCAGGGTGCGCGCACGCTATCCGGGGGCGCCTGCGCCAGGCAAGCGCGGGCCTCGCCGTGCTGGCGCTCGCCGGCTGTGCGAGTGCGCCGGCGCCTGCCCCCGTGCCCGATTCGCAGGCCGCGCGTCTCGCGGCCCTGCTGCAGGCGGCCGCGCGCGCCGGAGATCCGCGCCTGGAAACCGCCAGGGAGGAGATGGCTGCGCTCGAATCGGCCTTGACCGCTGGCGAGGCCGCCCCGCAGGTGGAACCGCAGCCTGCCGCCTCGCTCGACCCGCCGCCCGATCTCTCGCGAATGGAGCCGGTCTTCCACGCCGCGCACATCGCCTCCTATCGCAGCATGGACCTCGCCGGGCGCGGCTGGGCGATCTACCGCCAGGACCCGGCTCTCTCCGGGCATGAGGCCGTCGCGGCCGAGGTGGAGCTCGATTCCGGGCGGTGGTATCGTCTCAAGGTCGGCCCGTTCGATACGCGCGGCGCCGCCGCTTCGCTTTGTGCGGAGCTGGAGTCGCGCGGAGACTGGTGTGCAGTGACCGACTTCACCGGCACCGCTCTCGCGGAGTGA